A region from the Haloarcula limicola genome encodes:
- a CDS encoding HEAT repeat domain-containing protein, with amino-acid sequence MRDEEEATDGPTDPRVHPEESPGFGVDPDGLEDIEVDRDVTIGEATPRELQATDIRPVADDSVEEKIRALAEGDVVERRRVALALGEESASEGLLDALVGVGLTDDDADVRQFAVESLGNLGGERAGVAAVETLGDENPWVRAEALVALDRIDREAFESHIEAALEDDHHAVRRNAAVSLFKLRGEDTLDILLEQSRDESERVREWAAHLLAGVDDDRAEARLTELASDDAEPAVVRSTAARSLEADPGKFRRQFTGGTEQDSAQRPGESRLNRRPDL; translated from the coding sequence ATGAGAGACGAGGAGGAGGCGACCGACGGCCCGACCGACCCGCGCGTCCACCCGGAGGAGAGCCCGGGGTTCGGCGTCGACCCCGACGGCCTCGAAGACATCGAGGTGGACCGGGACGTCACCATCGGCGAGGCGACGCCCCGGGAGCTACAGGCGACCGACATCCGCCCGGTCGCCGACGACTCCGTCGAGGAGAAGATCCGGGCCCTCGCGGAGGGGGACGTCGTCGAGCGCCGCCGCGTCGCGCTCGCGCTCGGCGAGGAATCCGCGAGCGAGGGGCTGCTGGACGCGCTCGTCGGCGTCGGGCTGACCGACGACGACGCCGACGTGCGGCAGTTCGCCGTCGAGTCGCTCGGGAACCTCGGCGGCGAGCGGGCCGGCGTCGCCGCCGTCGAGACGCTCGGCGACGAGAACCCGTGGGTGCGCGCGGAGGCGCTCGTCGCGCTGGACCGCATCGACAGGGAAGCCTTCGAGTCCCACATCGAGGCGGCCCTGGAAGACGACCACCACGCTGTCCGCCGGAACGCCGCCGTCTCGCTGTTTAAGCTCCGCGGCGAGGACACGCTCGATATCCTGCTCGAACAGTCACGCGACGAGAGCGAGCGGGTTCGAGAGTGGGCCGCGCACCTGCTGGCCGGCGTCGACGACGACCGCGCCGAGGCCCGGCTCACCGAACTGGCGAGCGACGACGCCGAACCGGCGGTCGTCCGGAGCACGGCCGCCCGGTCGCTGGAGGCCGACCCCGGCAAGTTCCGGCGACAGTTCACCGGCGGCACCGAACAGGACAGCGCGCAACGCCCCGGCGAGAGCCGACTGAACCGACGACCCGACCTCTGA
- a CDS encoding class I SAM-dependent methyltransferase: protein MSDTREFYGRWADLYDRLASLPFARSWRERAADSLALSPGDTVVEMGCGTGANVPILRRRVGPEGRVVGLDLTREMIERARGQPERAGAGVHYLLGDATRPPVQGADAALATFVAGIFADPAAAVDAWCDSVRPGGRVALLNFQRSDSPLAAPLDVAFEGFVRLSAPGARLSRQSHASAFERQVAAARDRLTERTVDRRYETFGGGFLGLVSGRVE, encoded by the coding sequence GTGAGCGACACGCGGGAGTTCTACGGGCGGTGGGCCGACCTCTACGACCGGCTGGCGAGCCTGCCGTTCGCCCGGTCGTGGCGGGAACGGGCCGCCGACTCGCTCGCCCTCTCGCCGGGCGACACCGTCGTCGAGATGGGATGTGGCACCGGCGCGAACGTCCCCATCCTCCGTCGGCGGGTCGGTCCCGAGGGCCGGGTCGTCGGCCTCGACCTGACGCGAGAGATGATCGAGCGCGCACGCGGCCAGCCGGAAAGAGCGGGCGCGGGCGTCCACTACCTGCTCGGCGACGCGACCCGACCGCCGGTCCAGGGAGCCGACGCCGCGCTGGCGACGTTCGTCGCGGGCATCTTCGCGGACCCCGCAGCGGCCGTCGACGCGTGGTGTGACAGCGTCCGACCGGGCGGCCGGGTCGCCCTGCTGAACTTTCAGCGGAGCGACAGCCCGCTCGCCGCGCCGCTCGATGTCGCCTTCGAGGGATTCGTCAGGCTCTCCGCGCCCGGCGCTCGCCTCTCCCGGCAGTCGCACGCGAGCGCGTTCGAGCGGCAGGTCGCGGCCGCCCGCGACCGCCTCACGGAGCGCACCGTCGACCGGCGCTACGAGACGTTCGGCGGCGGTTTCCTGGGACTGGTCTCCGGGCGGGTGGAGTAG
- a CDS encoding ethylbenzene dehydrogenase-related protein, with the protein MTGRELRLAGLLAVGLLAATVVAPMTVDARPAFEIPVHYATDGDSLDRVDGEEWGRAPPVTVPMSSAGAAVPSADNTTVEQIQVSAARTDDRLYLQVEWADPTNDTSAASVREFADAVAVQLPTDPAERPPIAMGGTDNTVNVWYWSGSGQTQELLAGGPGSTTQFRNGTVATNYTHTDGRWEVVFSRSLSAPGENRTTVPSDRDVDVAFAAWNGSNMERSGQKSTSQWYYLALGPGPEGPPYEAILWAIAGIGIVVTTLVTVQGVRRTGGD; encoded by the coding sequence ATGACGGGTAGGGAACTCCGGCTGGCGGGGCTGCTCGCCGTCGGGTTGCTCGCCGCGACGGTCGTGGCTCCGATGACCGTCGACGCCCGGCCGGCCTTCGAGATCCCGGTGCACTACGCGACCGACGGCGACTCCCTCGACAGGGTGGACGGCGAGGAGTGGGGGCGGGCACCGCCGGTGACGGTCCCGATGAGCAGCGCCGGCGCGGCCGTCCCCTCGGCGGACAACACGACCGTCGAGCAGATCCAAGTCTCGGCCGCGCGGACCGACGACCGCCTCTACCTCCAAGTCGAGTGGGCGGACCCGACGAACGACACGTCCGCGGCGAGCGTCCGGGAGTTCGCCGACGCCGTGGCCGTCCAGCTGCCGACGGACCCGGCGGAGCGGCCGCCAATCGCCATGGGCGGGACGGACAACACGGTCAACGTCTGGTACTGGAGCGGCTCCGGGCAGACCCAGGAACTGCTGGCCGGCGGACCCGGGTCGACCACACAGTTCCGCAACGGCACCGTGGCGACGAACTACACCCACACCGACGGCCGCTGGGAGGTCGTCTTCTCGCGCTCGCTGTCGGCCCCCGGCGAGAACCGGACGACCGTCCCGAGCGACCGGGACGTGGACGTGGCCTTCGCGGCGTGGAACGGGTCGAACATGGAGCGGTCGGGCCAGAAGTCCACGAGCCAGTGGTACTACCTCGCGCTCGGCCCCGGCCCCGAGGGACCGCCCTACGAGGCCATCCTCTGGGCGATCGCCGGCATCGGCATCGTCGTCACGACGCTCGTGACGGTTCAGGGCGTCCGCCGAACGGGGGGTGACTGA
- a CDS encoding molecular chaperone TorD family protein: MATPDSDRSPAETDERRPPEGVAVEPAARGGVYALLATLFAQPDEELYRDLERGAVTAEFERLVDRSGLDVAPPDCAVEDDHDTLSARFNDLFVVGYSEVVDKTDGTVANEGPPVSLYESDYRPEVSWNDVNLDLARAYEHFGCQVDEEVRRNHDHLRLQLEFAGYLCRREAAVDPGVAAARLDFHDRHLRVISEGIADAMGTEPGTGLFGRLADFLDRFTAADVEDLAARREGGDGA, translated from the coding sequence GTGGCGACCCCCGATTCCGACCGATCGCCGGCGGAGACTGACGAGCGACGACCGCCCGAGGGCGTCGCCGTCGAACCGGCCGCTCGCGGCGGCGTCTACGCCCTCCTCGCGACCCTCTTCGCGCAACCGGACGAGGAGCTGTATCGCGACTTGGAGCGCGGCGCGGTGACGGCGGAGTTCGAGCGCCTCGTCGATCGCTCGGGGCTCGACGTGGCCCCGCCGGATTGTGCGGTCGAGGACGACCACGACACGCTGTCGGCGCGGTTCAACGACCTGTTCGTCGTCGGCTACTCGGAAGTCGTCGACAAGACCGACGGGACCGTCGCCAACGAGGGGCCGCCGGTCTCGCTGTACGAATCGGATTATCGTCCGGAGGTCTCCTGGAACGACGTCAACCTCGACCTGGCGCGAGCCTACGAGCACTTCGGCTGTCAGGTCGACGAGGAGGTCCGGCGCAACCACGACCACCTCCGCCTGCAACTGGAGTTCGCGGGCTACCTCTGCCGGCGCGAGGCCGCCGTCGACCCGGGCGTGGCCGCCGCCCGCCTCGACTTCCACGACCGGCATCTCCGAGTCATCTCGGAGGGCATCGCCGACGCGATGGGAACCGAACCCGGAACGGGGCTGTTCGGCCGGCTCGCCGACTTCCTCGACCGCTTCACGGCGGCGGACGTCGAAGACTTGGCCGCCCGGCGCGAGGGGGGTGATGGCGCGTGA
- a CDS encoding 4Fe-4S dicluster domain-containing protein codes for MSQTDEGDAVDLAEGIDHQVAMVMDLNKCIGCQTCTIACKTNWTDGGGREYMYWNNVETKPGPGYPRDWEEMGGGWESDEHTERSPGDLPSEEDYGRPWEFNHEQVMFEGSDEPLRPMDNAEWGPNWEEDEGAGEYPNSYYFYLPRICNHCTHPSCVEACPRSALYKREEDGIVLVDQDRCRGYRYCVEGCPYKKVYYNAMKKTSEKCIFCYPRIEGEGPDGEVKPPSCAADCPPQLRMVGFLDDEEGPIHKLVNEYEAAVRLHPEYRTEPNVYYIPPFAPPQHSDAGESLDAERIPRNYLEELFGPAVNEALNTIERERNRVERGEESELMEMLTTTDTADQYRLEVFDDG; via the coding sequence ATGAGCCAGACCGACGAGGGCGACGCCGTCGACCTCGCGGAGGGGATCGACCACCAGGTCGCGATGGTGATGGACCTGAACAAGTGCATCGGCTGTCAGACCTGCACGATTGCCTGTAAGACCAACTGGACCGACGGCGGCGGCCGCGAGTACATGTACTGGAACAACGTCGAGACCAAGCCCGGCCCCGGCTACCCGCGCGACTGGGAGGAGATGGGCGGCGGGTGGGAGTCCGACGAACACACCGAACGGAGCCCCGGAGACCTCCCCAGCGAGGAGGACTACGGCCGGCCGTGGGAGTTCAATCACGAGCAGGTGATGTTCGAGGGGAGCGACGAACCGCTGCGGCCAATGGACAACGCCGAGTGGGGACCGAACTGGGAGGAGGACGAGGGGGCCGGCGAGTACCCCAACTCCTACTACTTCTACCTCCCGCGCATCTGTAACCACTGCACGCACCCCTCCTGCGTCGAGGCCTGCCCCCGGTCGGCGCTCTATAAGCGCGAGGAGGACGGCATCGTCCTCGTAGACCAGGACCGCTGTCGGGGCTACCGCTACTGCGTCGAGGGCTGTCCGTACAAGAAGGTGTACTACAACGCGATGAAGAAGACCTCCGAGAAGTGCATCTTCTGTTACCCCCGCATCGAGGGCGAGGGGCCGGACGGCGAGGTGAAGCCGCCCTCCTGTGCGGCGGACTGTCCGCCGCAGCTCCGGATGGTCGGCTTCCTCGACGACGAGGAGGGACCGATCCACAAGCTCGTCAACGAGTACGAGGCGGCGGTCCGACTGCACCCCGAGTACCGCACCGAGCCGAACGTCTACTACATCCCGCCGTTCGCCCCGCCCCAGCACTCCGACGCGGGCGAGTCGCTGGACGCCGAACGCATCCCCCGGAACTACCTCGAAGAGCTGTTCGGGCCGGCGGTCAACGAGGCGTTGAACACCATCGAACGCGAGCGGAACCGGGTCGAACGCGGCGAGGAGAGCGAACTGATGGAGATGCTGACCACGACCGACACCGCCGACCAGTACCGGCTGGAGGTCTTCGATGACGGGTAG
- a CDS encoding P-loop NTPase gives MSQDPSTNERGDGPAAEESTDDRPTNDETVDRPDADEPNAGTDLSDAVEAALRQVRDPEADVTVFEAGLIEDVRVADGDVTVEADLGDFPPREAEAVTATMVRALSDVEGVQRAHVEHVDPTPDVEGREAGITTADRVVAVASAKGGVGKTTVAANLACALAADGDDVGLFDADIHGPNVPELLSVSGPVHSDEDGNPIPVDADGLDVMSVGLMSSSAPLAWRGAMAHDALSELFEETAWDDPDTVVLDLPPGTGDIALTTLQEVPVDGVVFVTTPFHAAVSDTHRSIQLFRENDVPVLGVVSNMGEFVCEGCGEVHDLFDGEDPIDALDAPLLADIPFDGEMQGTPRPAADGVPSHARELGDAVRERLADIWDVDVPDRAVDLRGVAPADRHERVRAGFEALDSGTEFHVVSDRNPAAVREYLLDVAGEGVESLERFEVRQQNPETWIVRTVRP, from the coding sequence ATGTCACAGGACCCATCGACGAACGAACGCGGAGACGGACCGGCCGCGGAGGAATCGACCGACGACCGACCGACGAACGACGAGACTGTCGACCGGCCTGACGCCGACGAACCGAACGCGGGTACCGATCTGTCGGACGCCGTCGAGGCGGCGCTCAGGCAGGTCCGGGACCCGGAGGCCGACGTCACCGTCTTCGAGGCGGGGCTGATCGAGGACGTCCGCGTCGCCGACGGCGACGTGACCGTCGAGGCGGACCTCGGCGACTTCCCGCCGCGGGAGGCGGAGGCGGTCACAGCGACGATGGTCCGAGCCCTCTCGGACGTAGAGGGCGTCCAGCGCGCCCACGTCGAACACGTCGATCCCACGCCGGACGTCGAGGGCCGGGAGGCGGGGATCACCACCGCCGACCGCGTCGTCGCCGTGGCGAGCGCGAAGGGCGGCGTCGGGAAGACGACCGTCGCCGCGAACCTGGCCTGCGCGCTGGCCGCCGACGGCGACGACGTGGGCCTCTTCGACGCCGACATCCACGGACCGAACGTTCCGGAGTTGCTGTCGGTCAGCGGGCCGGTCCACTCCGACGAGGACGGCAACCCGATTCCCGTCGACGCCGACGGGCTGGACGTGATGAGCGTCGGGCTCATGTCCTCCAGCGCGCCGCTGGCGTGGCGCGGCGCGATGGCCCACGACGCGCTCTCGGAGCTGTTCGAGGAGACGGCGTGGGACGATCCGGACACCGTCGTCCTCGACTTGCCGCCTGGGACGGGCGACATCGCGCTGACGACGCTGCAGGAGGTGCCCGTCGACGGCGTCGTCTTCGTGACCACGCCGTTCCACGCCGCCGTCTCGGACACCCACCGCTCGATTCAGCTGTTCCGCGAGAACGACGTCCCGGTGCTCGGCGTCGTCTCGAACATGGGCGAGTTCGTCTGTGAGGGCTGCGGAGAGGTTCACGACCTCTTCGACGGCGAGGACCCGATCGACGCCCTCGACGCCCCACTGCTCGCGGACATCCCGTTCGACGGCGAGATGCAGGGGACGCCGAGGCCCGCCGCCGACGGCGTCCCGTCTCACGCTCGGGAACTCGGTGACGCGGTGCGAGAGCGGCTCGCCGACATCTGGGACGTGGACGTGCCCGACCGCGCGGTGGACCTCAGGGGCGTCGCGCCGGCGGACCGTCACGAGCGGGTCCGAGCGGGGTTCGAGGCGCTCGACTCGGGCACGGAGTTCCACGTCGTGAGCGACCGCAATCCGGCGGCCGTCCGCGAGTACCTGCTCGACGTCGCCGGCGAGGGGGTCGAGTCGCTGGAGCGCTTCGAGGTGAGACAGCAGAACCCCGAGACGTGGATCGTACGTACGGTCCGGCCGTGA
- a CDS encoding glycosyltransferase family 87 protein codes for MSDSLSRTRRDVWLALGTALLLGVALGAYYVLARPVKVGLNYRVYDVAARTALAGGDFYAAASPENFHYLYPPVTVLAFVPLAWLGPWPVGYAVVTLASLVVTAVLTHLLVGYIESLGHRIPTADRLLLGTYLLVSVHSVPSLAYGQVNHLLVAAFAAGLVWLERDRERLAGTALALPAFVKVFPAAIGLWLLRERAWRAIAAAVAAASALTIAGLAAFGLDTYRTYAFDVLLARRDTDAFVGGLDPGISYVTLRRPLSVAFPAVDPTWYAVGAAALLAPVVALCYWRVRGVTDRLVALYATVTAMLLFFPSLLLYYVYLTFPLVALLYHLPRGWGRRLFVAGTVLANVSLSFRTVPQVLGLAPFSPATADAVAATLRPVFAVGTPVLYGCLLTLLGCVVYRMETGGLAIPDTLRRTDTTDR; via the coding sequence ATGTCCGATTCGCTCTCTCGCACCCGCCGCGACGTCTGGCTCGCGCTCGGCACCGCCCTCCTCCTCGGCGTCGCGCTCGGGGCGTACTACGTCCTCGCCCGCCCGGTCAAAGTCGGGCTGAACTACCGCGTCTACGACGTGGCCGCGCGGACGGCGCTGGCCGGCGGCGACTTCTACGCCGCGGCCTCCCCCGAGAACTTCCACTACCTCTATCCGCCGGTGACGGTGCTCGCGTTTGTCCCGCTGGCGTGGCTGGGACCGTGGCCCGTCGGCTACGCCGTCGTGACGCTCGCCTCGCTCGTGGTCACCGCCGTGCTGACGCATCTGCTCGTCGGATACATCGAGTCGCTCGGTCACCGCATCCCGACCGCCGACCGACTCCTGCTCGGGACGTACCTCCTCGTCTCCGTCCACTCGGTCCCGTCGCTGGCCTACGGGCAGGTGAACCACCTGCTGGTCGCCGCCTTCGCCGCCGGACTGGTCTGGCTCGAACGCGACCGGGAGCGGCTCGCGGGCACGGCGCTGGCGCTGCCCGCCTTCGTCAAAGTGTTCCCGGCGGCCATCGGCCTCTGGCTCCTCCGCGAGCGCGCGTGGCGGGCGATCGCGGCCGCCGTCGCCGCCGCGAGCGCTCTCACGATCGCGGGACTCGCGGCGTTCGGCCTCGACACCTACCGGACCTACGCCTTCGACGTCCTGCTCGCCCGCCGAGACACCGACGCCTTCGTCGGCGGATTAGACCCCGGGATCAGCTACGTCACGCTCCGGCGGCCGCTGTCGGTCGCCTTCCCGGCGGTCGACCCGACGTGGTACGCGGTCGGCGCGGCGGCCCTGCTCGCGCCCGTCGTCGCCCTCTGCTACTGGCGGGTCCGCGGCGTCACCGACCGCCTCGTCGCGCTGTACGCCACCGTCACGGCGATGCTGCTGTTCTTCCCGTCGCTGTTGCTCTACTACGTCTACCTGACGTTCCCGCTCGTCGCCCTGCTGTATCACCTCCCGCGCGGGTGGGGCCGACGACTGTTCGTCGCCGGCACCGTCCTCGCCAACGTCTCGCTGTCCTTCAGAACCGTTCCGCAGGTGCTCGGTCTCGCGCCGTTTTCCCCGGCGACGGCCGACGCCGTCGCGGCGACGCTCCGCCCGGTGTTCGCGGTCGGGACGCCCGTGCTGTACGGCTGTCTCCTGACGCTGCTCGGTTGCGTCGTCTACCGAATGGAGACCGGCGGACTGGCGATACCGGACACCCTCCGCAGAACCGATACGACCGACCGCTGA
- a CDS encoding patatin-like phospholipase family protein, whose amino-acid sequence MVPDRSDATTVALACQGGGSHSAFCAGTLQTLLVDLPEEYEIIGFSGTSGGALCATTAWYGLLEDGPDGAADRLEALWSDVAARTPLDRAVNEAARWTIALDNGGVPVPDVSPYLSPASEIARRDLRRSIESVVDFDRIPELAAGPSPRLLVSAVDVTGGDARIFADGDVTADALLASAAVPLLFEAVEIDGSPYWDGMFAQNPPVTNFLSGVEDADRKPDEVWVLRVAPERREEVPSSLRAIADRQNELSGNLALEKELAFIDRINEWVAEGRLDGERYKRVAVEQLRLDADLPLSSRFDRSPSFIEDLFERGRATASEFLDSKASE is encoded by the coding sequence ATGGTTCCTGACCGTAGCGACGCGACGACGGTGGCGCTGGCCTGTCAGGGCGGCGGCTCACACAGCGCGTTCTGTGCCGGTACCCTCCAGACCCTGCTCGTCGACCTCCCGGAGGAGTACGAGATAATCGGCTTCAGCGGCACCTCCGGCGGCGCGCTCTGTGCGACGACGGCGTGGTACGGCCTGCTCGAAGACGGACCGGACGGGGCCGCCGACCGCCTCGAAGCGCTCTGGTCCGACGTGGCGGCGCGGACCCCGCTGGACCGGGCCGTCAACGAGGCGGCCAGATGGACGATCGCGCTCGACAACGGCGGCGTCCCGGTGCCCGACGTGAGCCCGTACCTCTCGCCGGCGTCCGAGATCGCCCGGCGCGACCTCCGCCGGTCGATCGAGTCCGTGGTCGACTTCGACCGTATCCCCGAACTGGCGGCCGGCCCGAGCCCGCGACTGCTCGTCAGCGCCGTCGACGTGACCGGCGGCGACGCGCGCATCTTCGCCGACGGGGACGTGACCGCCGACGCGCTGCTGGCCTCCGCCGCGGTCCCGCTGCTGTTCGAGGCGGTCGAGATCGACGGCAGCCCGTACTGGGACGGCATGTTCGCCCAGAACCCGCCGGTGACGAACTTCCTCTCCGGCGTCGAGGACGCCGACCGCAAACCCGACGAGGTCTGGGTCCTCCGGGTCGCGCCCGAACGCCGCGAGGAAGTGCCCAGCTCGCTGCGGGCCATCGCGGACCGACAGAACGAGCTCTCGGGCAACCTCGCGCTGGAGAAGGAACTGGCCTTCATCGACCGGATCAACGAGTGGGTCGCCGAGGGCCGGCTCGACGGCGAGCGCTACAAGCGCGTCGCGGTCGAACAGCTCAGGCTCGACGCCGACCTCCCCCTCTCCTCGCGGTTCGACCGCTCGCCGTCGTTCATCGAGGACCTCTTCGAGCGCGGCCGCGCGACGGCGAGCGAATTCCTCGATTCGAAAGCGAGCGAGTGA
- a CDS encoding phosphate ABC transporter permease — protein sequence MSSETRRANPNGDSAFSPARIASALAGERHRAVRAAGAVALAAVALRTAVHVLHNVPFDPVTFGPTIRAGVALGTPLVLALALVACALAATAAPARVGLLFAGVFGPMAVLSDAATLPAVAAVTVGGGLALLGTLGVPASRDDWPRWIVAAGLVAAVAVSLGSGVGVVDGGFRALGAALALGSLAVLPLGTAVDRAGAAAGGVGFAAVALASGAKPYVVGSALVTGFAVVGVPHVLVALAVAGAVAAAVTGVRRDALSPSLAVGASLLLLAGVPATLPRAMAVLVGATLAVLDREAFERPDPAAATAEGSA from the coding sequence GTGAGCAGTGAGACGCGGCGAGCGAACCCGAACGGCGATTCGGCGTTTTCCCCGGCGCGGATCGCTTCGGCGCTCGCGGGCGAGCGCCACCGGGCCGTCCGCGCGGCGGGTGCCGTCGCGCTGGCGGCGGTCGCGCTTCGGACCGCCGTTCACGTCCTCCACAACGTCCCGTTCGACCCGGTGACGTTCGGACCGACGATCCGGGCGGGCGTCGCGCTCGGCACGCCGCTCGTCCTGGCGCTCGCGCTGGTGGCGTGCGCGCTCGCCGCCACCGCGGCACCCGCCCGCGTCGGGTTGCTGTTCGCGGGCGTCTTCGGGCCGATGGCCGTCCTGAGCGACGCCGCGACGCTGCCGGCCGTCGCCGCCGTCACCGTCGGCGGCGGGCTGGCGCTGCTCGGGACGCTCGGCGTCCCCGCGTCCCGGGACGACTGGCCGCGGTGGATCGTCGCCGCCGGCCTCGTCGCCGCCGTCGCCGTCTCGCTCGGGAGCGGCGTCGGCGTCGTCGACGGCGGATTCCGCGCGCTCGGCGCGGCGCTCGCGCTGGGGAGTCTCGCCGTCCTCCCGCTGGGGACGGCGGTCGACCGCGCTGGCGCGGCGGCCGGCGGCGTCGGATTCGCCGCCGTCGCCCTCGCGAGCGGTGCGAAGCCCTACGTCGTCGGCAGCGCGCTCGTGACCGGTTTCGCCGTCGTCGGCGTCCCGCACGTCCTCGTCGCGCTCGCCGTCGCCGGCGCGGTCGCGGCCGCCGTCACGGGCGTTCGACGGGACGCGCTCTCGCCCTCGCTCGCGGTCGGCGCGTCGCTGCTCCTGTTGGCGGGCGTCCCGGCCACGCTCCCGCGGGCGATGGCGGTGCTGGTCGGCGCGACGCTGGCGGTGCTCGACCGCGAGGCCTTCGAGCGTCCGGACCCGGCCGCCGCGACCGCGGAGGGGTCGGCATGA
- a CDS encoding molybdenum cofactor guanylyltransferase — protein sequence MTDRADSNAGTATGSGASATLDGVRGVVLAGGRSRRFGSENKALATLDGTTLLERAVTALEAATGAPPLVAVHDEAQRSQYDAVLDGRDVTYVYDSSDFEGPVAGLAAAARAADEAWLFACGCDMPLVSVDVVRWLGGERAEGDDAVCLETDDGPEPLHALYRRDAVTAALADLPAAAGLRALLSALPNCRSVAAADAPPGLDAARSVLNVNTKDALRSLRVDLAGER from the coding sequence GTGACCGACCGCGCCGATTCGAACGCCGGAACAGCGACCGGGAGCGGTGCTTCCGCAACGCTCGACGGCGTTCGGGGCGTCGTCCTCGCGGGCGGGCGGAGCAGGCGGTTCGGCAGCGAGAACAAGGCGCTGGCGACGCTCGACGGGACGACGCTGCTCGAACGCGCAGTGACCGCCCTCGAAGCCGCCACCGGCGCGCCACCGCTCGTCGCCGTCCACGACGAGGCACAGCGGTCGCAATACGACGCGGTACTCGACGGCCGAGACGTGACGTACGTCTACGACAGTTCCGACTTCGAGGGACCGGTCGCCGGGCTCGCGGCCGCGGCGAGGGCCGCCGACGAGGCGTGGCTGTTCGCCTGCGGCTGTGACATGCCGCTCGTCTCGGTCGACGTCGTCCGGTGGCTCGGCGGCGAACGGGCCGAGGGCGACGACGCAGTCTGTCTCGAAACCGACGACGGACCCGAGCCGTTGCACGCCCTCTATCGGAGGGACGCGGTGACGGCCGCACTCGCCGACCTCCCCGCCGCCGCCGGGCTCCGGGCGCTGTTGTCGGCGCTTCCGAACTGCCGCTCGGTGGCCGCCGCGGACGCTCCGCCGGGCCTCGACGCCGCTCGGTCGGTCCTGAACGTGAACACGAAGGACGCCCTCCGCTCGCTCCGGGTCGATCTCGCCGGCGAGCGGTGA
- a CDS encoding DUF7001 family protein encodes MKQVSLYRAPTTEADADAIAAWLSERIDAGVAVRDRFLSRHADGDLPEELAGVRVLDPYDSETGNTMLGVVRYEERAIEHPERAGGVIYDGQALQRSLHRRIPADERSLSHLHVPLLDRVVGTWGDHDGRWHKRVNVLGQPALVSVPGLYEAPAKPESYYREQQRHALLSGDAPPREVLEEQVEGEFLVADDPRTTDALKGYVLQAYHYLSTGEAFCDDGGCRLHNAHRQPAVVGAQLRGTEFCSRHAKRYRPPA; translated from the coding sequence ATCAAGCAGGTCTCGCTCTATCGCGCCCCGACGACCGAGGCGGACGCCGACGCCATCGCGGCGTGGCTGTCGGAGCGGATCGACGCCGGGGTGGCGGTCCGCGACAGATTTCTCTCCCGCCACGCGGACGGTGACCTCCCCGAGGAACTGGCCGGCGTGCGCGTGCTGGACCCGTACGACTCCGAGACCGGCAACACCATGTTAGGCGTGGTCCGCTACGAGGAACGGGCTATCGAACACCCTGAACGGGCGGGCGGCGTCATCTACGACGGGCAGGCGCTCCAGCGGTCGCTCCACCGACGGATTCCCGCCGACGAGCGATCGCTCTCGCACCTCCACGTCCCGCTGCTGGACCGCGTCGTGGGGACGTGGGGCGATCACGACGGCCGGTGGCACAAGCGCGTGAACGTCCTCGGGCAACCGGCGCTGGTGTCGGTGCCGGGGCTGTACGAAGCGCCGGCGAAACCCGAGAGCTACTACAGGGAACAACAGCGACACGCGTTGCTGTCCGGCGACGCCCCGCCCCGCGAGGTCCTCGAAGAACAGGTCGAGGGGGAGTTCCTCGTCGCCGACGATCCGCGGACGACCGACGCGCTGAAAGGGTACGTCCTGCAGGCGTATCACTACCTCTCGACGGGCGAGGCGTTCTGCGACGACGGGGGCTGTCGCCTCCACAACGCCCACCGCCAACCCGCCGTCGTCGGCGCGCAGTTGCGAGGGACCGAGTTCTGTTCGCGTCACGCCAAGCGGTATCGGCCGCCGGCGTGA
- a CDS encoding HTH domain-containing protein: MSNERRRTDGNRTELPASVGLTVDLWTRRPVCGPRATVIDRLSSLRTAEVIDDFSVTTWPEEIVVSGRTNHSELLDTVDDFEEWAAEHGLTLRPPFETRTASLLVGGSKEVLTTPMMLAAAYEDGELVGVYPCADGERTWTIGEFLDALERDSTPLPDADEGEMIEVSEGGTP, encoded by the coding sequence ATGTCGAACGAAAGAAGACGAACGGACGGAAACCGTACCGAACTACCCGCGTCGGTCGGGCTGACGGTCGACCTGTGGACCCGACGCCCGGTCTGCGGTCCGCGGGCGACGGTCATCGACCGCCTGAGTAGCCTCCGAACCGCGGAGGTGATCGACGACTTCTCGGTGACGACGTGGCCCGAGGAGATCGTCGTTTCCGGGCGGACCAACCACAGCGAGCTGCTCGACACGGTCGACGACTTCGAGGAGTGGGCAGCGGAGCACGGGCTGACGCTTCGCCCGCCCTTCGAGACGCGGACGGCGTCGCTACTGGTCGGCGGGAGCAAGGAGGTATTGACGACGCCGATGATGCTGGCCGCCGCCTACGAGGACGGCGAACTCGTCGGCGTCTACCCCTGTGCCGACGGCGAGCGGACGTGGACCATCGGGGAGTTCTTAGACGCGCTCGAACGCGACTCGACGCCGCTCCCCGACGCCGACGAAGGAGAGATGATCGAGGTGTCCGAAGGGGGGACGCCGTAA